The window GAATTCACCCCCAGCAGCAGCAGGCCGGTGATGACGATGACAGCTGTGACCGAAATCAGCACTACCTGGGCCCGCAGGTAGCCAACCAATGCTTTACGCAGATCACCCCAGATCTCGGAGACGGGCCGCACGAGAGGGGGCGGCAGTAAAGCGGTAAGTCTGGCATTATGGCGTTCCCAGCCGGTACTTAGAAAGAAAGCGGCCAGCACAATTACCATCAGAATGGTACCGAGGCTCGGCAGCGCAGAGATCAGCTTCAGGATCATATTGAAAAATCCGGTAATGAGCTCCGTCACGGCATTGCCGACAGTTTCCGTTGTCCGGTTGATATTGCTGTCGATCGTATCGTGATACCCCGGGTTTTCGTGGTAAAACTGGTTGATTTGGTTAATGATATTCTGAATACTGGCGTTGCGGCTGATAGACAGCAGCAGATCCCGCCACTCTCCGGTATGAAGGTCAAAGGTCTGCAGCAGCACAATGAGCTCCTTCACGAGGCGGGTTATCAGCGCCGTCAGCACAAGAGCTGTCCCGCCGATGTAGAAGAGCAGAGAGAGCGATACAGCGAGCCACCCCGGCAATTTGAAGCCCTTCAGGATCAGTACCAGCGGATGGATGAGATAAGCCAGCAGCCAGGCGAGCAGCAGCGGGTAAATGAGCGGCAGGAGTACATACAACGCGAGGAGCAGCCCCGCCCCGGCAAGCACGACCCACAGGCCGCGCAGCACTCTTTTGAACAGCAGCGAATCCATCGGCCACACCTCCCGTCAGGCTGTTTTTGTAAGGGAAAACTGCTCGTCTTATGTATATTCAATAATCGGGTTTACAGACTACTTAAAGACCGGAATTTAGAAGAAGAAAGCCCCCTATATACACTGAAAGCGTAATCATGAAACAGGTGGATCAGAAGTTTTTTTCTATCCCTCCGATAAAATCATTTGATGCCGAACAAAGCTTCCACGTTGTTCACATAACCGTCAAAATCCGGTATGATTATTACAGCTTCTGTTTCGAAAGTTAGTTGCAATCCTTAAAAGATGTATAAATACCTTTTTTTATGACGTTGTTATCCGTTGAATTGTAAATGTTTTCATGATGTTAGCAATGGCTTGTACACCCTCGTTGGCAAAGGAGAGATATACTATGACAGCTACTAAAGGCCTGGAAGGCATCGTTGCTACGACCTCCTCCATCAGTTCCATTGTGGATGGCGTGCTTACTTACCGCGGATATGATATCGATGATCTTGCGGTGAATGCCACCTTTGAAGAGACCGCTTATTTGCTGTGGTTCGGCAGCCTGCCGACTACGCCGGAGCTGCAGGCTCTGCAGCGTGATCTCAGCGCCTTCGCTGAGGTCCCTGAGCAGGTAATTGCCCAGATGAAGCTTTATCCAAAGACAGCGAACACGATGGCCGCGCTGCGTTCTGCCGTATCTAGCCTTGCGCTATACGATGAAGCCGCCGATGATATGAGCCGTCAAGCCAATGAAATAAAGGCAGTGAAGCTGCAGGCTAAGATTCCTACGCTTGTCGCTGCGCTTGCACGTATCCGTAAAGGCCTGGAGCCGGTAGCCCCAAGAGAAGGTGTATCGATCGCTGAGAATTTCCTGTATATGCTGTGGGGCAAACAGCCCGATATCATTTCAGTTAAAGCGCTGGATGCGGCTCTGGTGCTGCATGCTGACCATGAGCTTAACGCGTCCACTTTTGCCAGCCGGGTAACCGTAGCTACACTGTCCGATATTTATTCCGGTGTAACCTCGGCCATCGGCGCGCTCAAAGGACCGCTGCATGGCGGTGCGAATGAAGCCGTAATGAAGATGCTGGAGGAGATCGGCAGCCTGGAGGCGGTAGAGCCTTATATCCGCGCCAAGCTGGAACGCCGCGAGAAGATTATGGGTTTCGGGCACCGAGTTTATAAGAACGGCGATCCGCGCGCCAAACATCTGATGAAGATGTCGCAGGAGCTTGGAACGATGAAGAATGATACCACGCTCTACGACATGTCCGTCAAGATTGAGGAGCTGATTACCGGACAGAAGGGGCTGAAGCCGAACGTAGACTTCTATTCCGCTTCAGTCTATACACAGCTGGGCATTGAGCGTGAGCTGTTTACACCGATTTTTGCGATCAGCCGGACTTCGGGCTGGACAGCGCATATTCTGGAGCAGTACGAGGACAACCGTATCATCCGCCCGCGTGCTGAATACACAGGAATGCTTGAACAGAAATACGTTCCGGTAGACGAGAGATAATTAAGAGGACTTGCAGGCTCCATCGCCCCTTAGTAGAATTATAGGTACGCAGCGCGTATCGGCGGACCCGGCAGACGTTTCCCAGGGAGCTTTTTTGAACAGTGAGTTAACCCGGGAAGCGCCTGCTGCACTAAACTAGCTTAAGCTAATGCTTCCGGGGCAGCTTTTGTAGATGTAATGTCAAGGTAGCGTAGCCCACAAAACTTTTAGGAGGAATCCCCACAAATGTTGAAATTGGAGAAGTACGATCTGCCGACAGAAGGCGAACAAATCACGATTGAAAATGGCAAACTGGTGGTTCCGGCTCATCCGATCATTCCGTTTATCGAAGGCGACGGCACAGGCCGCGACATCTGGAAAGCCTCCAAGCGTGTACTTGATGCTGCTGTAGACAAAGCTTACGGCGGGGAGAAAAAAATAGCCTGGTACGAAGTGTTTGCCGGCGAGAAAGCCTTCAATACATATGGTGAATGGCTGCCGAACGATACCCTGGAAGCAATCCGCGAGTACATCGTAGCGATCAAAGGACCGCTGACGACGCCAATCGGC of the Paenibacillus pedocola genome contains:
- the ytvI gene encoding sporulation integral membrane protein YtvI, with amino-acid sequence MDSLLFKRVLRGLWVVLAGAGLLLALYVLLPLIYPLLLAWLLAYLIHPLVLILKGFKLPGWLAVSLSLLFYIGGTALVLTALITRLVKELIVLLQTFDLHTGEWRDLLLSISRNASIQNIINQINQFYHENPGYHDTIDSNINRTTETVGNAVTELITGFFNMILKLISALPSLGTILMVIVLAAFFLSTGWERHNARLTALLPPPLVRPVSEIWGDLRKALVGYLRAQVVLISVTAVIVITGLLLLGVNSAFVIGLTIGLVDMVPYVGVGVVLFPWALYSYMTGDLGLAIGLLVLYAVILITRQVLEPKVLASSIGLDPLTMLIGMFAGLQLFGMLGLLLGPVLLVVLDAFNRAGVFRALHSYIVSGKLH
- the citZ gene encoding citrate synthase, producing MTATKGLEGIVATTSSISSIVDGVLTYRGYDIDDLAVNATFEETAYLLWFGSLPTTPELQALQRDLSAFAEVPEQVIAQMKLYPKTANTMAALRSAVSSLALYDEAADDMSRQANEIKAVKLQAKIPTLVAALARIRKGLEPVAPREGVSIAENFLYMLWGKQPDIISVKALDAALVLHADHELNASTFASRVTVATLSDIYSGVTSAIGALKGPLHGGANEAVMKMLEEIGSLEAVEPYIRAKLERREKIMGFGHRVYKNGDPRAKHLMKMSQELGTMKNDTTLYDMSVKIEELITGQKGLKPNVDFYSASVYTQLGIERELFTPIFAISRTSGWTAHILEQYEDNRIIRPRAEYTGMLEQKYVPVDER